A region of the Apium graveolens cultivar Ventura chromosome 6, ASM990537v1, whole genome shotgun sequence genome:
GCCGGAAACGCTGCCCAAAACCCACCAGTATCGGAATTCGAGTCACCGAAGTTGAAAATGGCCTCAAATTCACATTTTGATTCACTGGAACTCACCAGCATTGCCATCAGTACCACCACCATCACAGTAAATTTCACACCACCACTCATATTTTTCATATCTAACTAAATAAATTACTACTACAACACAGACACACGGAGAGAGGAGATGAAGAGAGGCTTTTGATTAATGAATGTGAAGTGCCATTGGCATTATATAGGGGAGGGATTAACGAACGTACATTGCCAAATGGTAAAAGTTACACATGGCACCAATGCTGTAAACAAAACTAAGTATGAAGCAATACAAACGTTATCTTTATTTTGTCCACGATAGGCTTTGTTATagaaatcggccgatttttcaaaaatcgccgataaatcgctCAAAAAACGGTCAAAAATATTGATATGATTTGACCAATTATCGATAAATCGTAAATCAGTACCCCAACCGAATAATTCCGATTTCCGAAATATGTAACACAGGATAGGCTATGATTCTTGATGAGAAAAATAATTTGACTTCTACTTTACAAGAGATCAAACTAGAACCCGACTAATTTAACTTATACAGGCGTCATTCATTTCGCGTGCGGCGGATAATCATGATACTTGGGTTGTTCGGTAAAACAACAATTTCATACATGCCATGAAAATAATACGAAAATTTAATATTTGAAACTTACATTTTAACTACACAAAACACAAAAATGCATGAACAAACATGATCGTGATTTAATGCGTATATGAATTTACCGTTTAGGTATACAACAGAAAATAAATATTCTCTataattattttgatcgaattaTAAGTCTATTCTAAATATCACAAAATACGATCACATTATAAATCTATTTTAAATATCATAGAATACTCAACACAAATATAAACACTACATTTTGAATACACAACACAAAAACACATGAACAAACATGATCACAATCTAGTCTCGTGTATAAATATACTCGTATACAACACGAAAATAAATATTGTCTATAATCATTTTGGTCACATTACAAGTCAAATATTAAATATCATAATCCATAAAATACTCAACACATTTTACATAACGGTATCTCACTCATTTCATTTACATGATTTCTTATTCTTCCCAATTTGGCCTAATAAAACCCAAAAATTAGCCCACCTTCCCAACCCAACCCAATAAATTAAGGGTGGTGATTAATGCAGTAAAAATTTATTTCGCGCAGTAATTAGTAATTACTACTATCTCCCTCACCTATAAGCATGTTAACATTAAGAGTTAATTGCACTTTACAACCCCTACTTTTCATTGAATAACAAAACTATATACTTGCTTTCAAAAATACAGTTTGCAACCCCTAACTTTGACATCAAATACAATATGCATCACTTTAACcattttgttaaaaatatttatattgtggagggtaaaattgaaattcaacaaaatatttaaataataattttaaattaaactaaaatttagaatttcaaattataaaaataattttaatgtcaattattttattactcagtataatttttaaaattttaaaatttagatatatttagaaactttatgattatatatataaacatatattgtgcttaataaatatattttaagtatttagcattataattaatttagaatattactcatagaaaatatttataattttttcatgtaaaaaatgtattaaaataaatattttaattaatttaaaattttagttattaatatcaacatctcaatttcaattttataacCGGAAGGGATGCATGTTATAATTGATATCGAAAATTAAGGGTTGCAAACTGTATTTTGTAAAATAGGTATACTGTTTTGATTTAAAATGAAAGGTGGGATTGCAAAGTGCAATTAACTCTAACATTAAATAACAAACTTGTAATTTGCAAGCATTGAATAACCGGGTAAGTAGGACACAAGTTttgttttttttaagatttactATAAATCTTGTAATCTTTTATTAATCAAAACTAATTAAATTGCACTACTTTGTTAATGAAATTGTTTTGCctattatttttgataaaatattaatttaatataatacaattatttgaaaaaaatatgaaaacagtattattgaattaaaaaatatttatacttaattcaaataataataataattgtaaAATAAAAAGTGAACATATAAAAATAAGGTCACAAAATTGAGTAAACTATGTTTGTAATCAgaataaaataatagaaaaaatTGATTATAAAAGTAAAAATATATACTTAAAAAGATGAAGGAGGTAAAAAATATTGAACTACTTTGGGTAGATAAaaacaaaatattttttatataagtTTTGATTTTTGCacgtattttaattttttttattgaataattaaaaatattatttgtatttttttaaattaaatagaTAATATGTATATCGtgtaatttataaaatattatataaaaattatattttttaactAATCACTCAAagtatattaaaatattaatatatgtaCAAAAATGAAAATCTCttataaaaaataatatcaaacAAGTACTTACAAACACGGAGGACGTGTATATGAAATTGagaattgataaattattttatgACCATATTTTTGTCAACTTTGCAAGAAAAAGATGAGGGACATAATAGTAATTACAAATTACTGTACGGAGAATTTTTTACTGCATTTACCAATCATGCAAATTAATAAAGATCATAGGGGCAAAACCGTCAACAAAAGACCCAAAAAACTTTCGGATCTTCCACGCAACACAGCGCTTAACTTCACCTCTCTTTTTTATTCTCATCTCAATATCATCAGCCCCAAACTCAAACCAAATCTCAACCGTCCGATCTAGGGTTTCTCAATCTCTAACCATGCCGAAGAACAAAGGAAAGGGAGGCAAGAACCGCAAGCGAGGCAAAAACGAGGCCGATGACGAGAAGCGCGAGTTAGTCTTCAAAGAAGACGGCCAAGAATACGCGCAGGTGATGCGCATGCTGGGAAACGGACGATGCGAAGCCATGTGTATTGACGGAACCAAACGGCTCTGTCATATCCGCGGCAAAATGCACAAGAAGGTGTGGATTGCAGCTGGCGATATTATTCTCGTCGGGCTTCGTGATTATCAGGATGATAAGGCGGATGTGATACTGAAATATATGCCTGATGAGGCGAGGTTGTTGAAGGCGTATGGCGAGTTACCGGAGAATACGAGGTTGAATGAGGGGATTGCTGGTGGGATGGATGAGGAGGATGAGAATGCTGGCGATGATTATATTGAGTTTGAGGATGAGGATATCGATAAAATTTAGAAGTCTCGTAAAGTCTCGTGTTTTTGATATATTGATGTTGTGTAATGTTTACTTATGTTTATGTATGTGATGGTTATGATGAGGGATGCAATAAATTGGAGGTTTTATTTATATATGAATATGTTTCGCTTGGTTTATGTAGCTGTGAATTTAGCTACAACAGGTTGTTATTTAGTTTTGAATGGTGAATTATGAGGTTTTTGTACAAACATAAAATTTAGAAGTCTCGTGTTTGAGGAATATAGATGGTTATGTAATGATAAAGTCGAATAATGATTACCTTTGTTTGTGTATGTGATGGTTTTGATGATGGATGCAGTAAACTGgagttttttttatatatgaaTGTGAATGTGTTGTGTTTAGTGACAATTGATGATCAGTTGTGTTATGTAGTTTTTAACTTTTGTTGTGCAATTTGTTTATAATTTAGAAGTCTCGTGATTGAGATTTATTGATGATCGTGATCGTGTGATTGTGTTATGTTCACTTATGTTTATGTATGTGATGGTTATGATGAGGGATGCAATAAAGTGAAGGTTTTATTAATATATGAATATGAATATGTTTTGATTGATTTATGTAGTTGTGAATTTAGCTAGAATAGGTTGTAATTTAGTTTAGATTGGCGAATTATGAGGTTTTTGTGc
Encoded here:
- the LOC141667865 gene encoding eukaryotic translation initiation factor 1A: MPKNKGKGGKNRKRGKNEADDEKRELVFKEDGQEYAQVMRMLGNGRCEAMCIDGTKRLCHIRGKMHKKVWIAAGDIILVGLRDYQDDKADVILKYMPDEARLLKAYGELPENTRLNEGIAGGMDEEDENAGDDYIEFEDEDIDKI